One segment of Sesamum indicum cultivar Zhongzhi No. 13 linkage group LG4, S_indicum_v1.0, whole genome shotgun sequence DNA contains the following:
- the LOC105160032 gene encoding uncharacterized protein LOC105160032 isoform X1, translated as MGQMTNGKAKKEVKEEIKKEEEIEDEEEEEEEQEQEQDGVSVHSPCKINASSLRKEKSEVELELRLLEALEIYPPAKLRGPHRHFVLYGLTEYMRRSFNRPFTAEDILKLLGRFYNLDMVKPDDEDAEFLSQEEDFRLPQSYLVEEDT; from the exons ATGGGGCAGATGACAAATGGTAAAGctaaaaaagaagtaaaagaagaaattaaaaaagaagaggaaattgaagatgaagaagaagaagaagaggaacaGGAGCAGGAGCAGGACGGAGTTTCGGTGCACTCTCCTTGCAAGATCAACGCTTCCTCACTCCGCAAG GAGAAGTCAGAGGTGGAACTGGAGCTCAGATTGCTTGAAGCTTTGGAAATCTATCCTCCTGCCAAATTACgag GTCCACATCGTCACTTTGTTCTTTATGGTTTAACTGAATACATGCGCAGAAG TTTCAATCGACCTTTTACTGCAGAAGATATTCTGAAGTTGCTTGGTCGGTTTTACAACTTGGACATGGTG AAACCAGATGATGAAGATGCAGAGTTTCTGAGTCAGGAGGAGGACTTTCGCTTGCCTCAGAGTTATCTAGTGGAGGAAGATACTTGA
- the LOC105160031 gene encoding 14-3-3-like protein GF14 iota isoform X2, translated as MTTETETETQREREAHVYMAKLAEQAERYDEMVESMKKVAKLDVELSVDERNLLSVGYKNVIGARRASWRIMSSIEQKEESKGNESNVKLIKDYRQKVEDELSKICYDILSVIDKHLIPSSGSGEATVFYYKMKGDYYRYLAEFKTDQDKKEAAEQSLKGYEAASAAASTELPSTHPIRLGLALNFSVFYYEIMNSPERACHLAKQAFDEAIADLDSLSEESYKDSTLIMQLLRDNLTLWTSDLPEDGEENIKAEESKPAEPKQ; from the exons ATGACGACGGAAACGGAGACGGAGacgcagagagagagagaggctcATGTCTACATGGCTAAGCTTGCCGAACAGGCCGAGCGTTATGATG AAATGGTTGAAAGCATGAAAAAAGTCGCAAAACTAGATGTTGAGCTGTCGGTGGATGAAAGAAATCTGCTCTCTGTTGGGTACAAGAATGTAATTGGTGCCCGCAGAGCTTCATGGCGGATCATGTCTTCAATTGAGCAGAAGGAAGAGTCCAAGGGAAATGAGAGCAATGTGAAGCTGATCAAGGACTACCGCCAGAAGGTCGAGGATGAGCTATCCAAGATCTGCTATGACATTCTTTCTGTCATTGACAAGCATCTAATTCCGTCTTCTGGTTCAGGAGAAGCTACTGTTTTCTACTACAAGAT GAAAGGTGATTATTATCGCTACCTTGCTGAGTTCAAGACTGATCAGGACAAGAAAGAGGCTGCTGAACAGTCCCTCAAGGGCTATGAG GCTGCTTCAGCCGCTGCAAGTACAGAACTACCATCCACCCACCCTATCCGTCTTGGTCTTGCTTTGAACTTCTCAGTGTTCTACTATGAGATCATGAACTCTCCTGAAAG GGCTTGCCACTTGGCTAAACAAGCATTCGATGAGGCCATAGCTGATTTGGATTCTCTGAGTGAAGAGTCTTACAAAGACAGCACCTTAATTATGCAGCTCTTGAGAGATAACCTCACTCTCTGGACCTCTGATTTGCCTGAAGATG GTGAGGAGAACATCAAAGCTGAGGAATCCAAGCCAGCAGAACCTAAG CAATGA
- the LOC105160031 gene encoding 14-3-3-like protein GF14 iota isoform X1 translates to MTTETETETQREREAHVYMAKLAEQAERYDEMVESMKKVAKLDVELSVDERNLLSVGYKNVIGARRASWRIMSSIEQKEESKGNESNVKLIKDYRQKVEDELSKICYDILSVIDKHLIPSSGSGEATVFYYKMKGDYYRYLAEFKTDQDKKEAAEQSLKGYEAASAAASTELPSTHPIRLGLALNFSVFYYEIMNSPERACHLAKQAFDEAIADLDSLSEESYKDSTLIMQLLRDNLTLWTSDLPEDGEENIKAEESKPAEPKQQ, encoded by the exons ATGACGACGGAAACGGAGACGGAGacgcagagagagagagaggctcATGTCTACATGGCTAAGCTTGCCGAACAGGCCGAGCGTTATGATG AAATGGTTGAAAGCATGAAAAAAGTCGCAAAACTAGATGTTGAGCTGTCGGTGGATGAAAGAAATCTGCTCTCTGTTGGGTACAAGAATGTAATTGGTGCCCGCAGAGCTTCATGGCGGATCATGTCTTCAATTGAGCAGAAGGAAGAGTCCAAGGGAAATGAGAGCAATGTGAAGCTGATCAAGGACTACCGCCAGAAGGTCGAGGATGAGCTATCCAAGATCTGCTATGACATTCTTTCTGTCATTGACAAGCATCTAATTCCGTCTTCTGGTTCAGGAGAAGCTACTGTTTTCTACTACAAGAT GAAAGGTGATTATTATCGCTACCTTGCTGAGTTCAAGACTGATCAGGACAAGAAAGAGGCTGCTGAACAGTCCCTCAAGGGCTATGAG GCTGCTTCAGCCGCTGCAAGTACAGAACTACCATCCACCCACCCTATCCGTCTTGGTCTTGCTTTGAACTTCTCAGTGTTCTACTATGAGATCATGAACTCTCCTGAAAG GGCTTGCCACTTGGCTAAACAAGCATTCGATGAGGCCATAGCTGATTTGGATTCTCTGAGTGAAGAGTCTTACAAAGACAGCACCTTAATTATGCAGCTCTTGAGAGATAACCTCACTCTCTGGACCTCTGATTTGCCTGAAGATG GTGAGGAGAACATCAAAGCTGAGGAATCCAAGCCAGCAGAACCTAAG CAGCAATGA
- the LOC105160032 gene encoding uncharacterized protein LOC105160032 isoform X2, producing the protein MGQMTNGKAKKEVKEEIKKEEEIEDEEEEEEEQEQEQDGVSVHSPCKINASSLRKEKSEVELELRLLEALEIYPPAKLRGPHRHFVLYGLTEYMRRSFNRPFTAEDILKLLGRFYNLDMVDGFGK; encoded by the exons ATGGGGCAGATGACAAATGGTAAAGctaaaaaagaagtaaaagaagaaattaaaaaagaagaggaaattgaagatgaagaagaagaagaagaggaacaGGAGCAGGAGCAGGACGGAGTTTCGGTGCACTCTCCTTGCAAGATCAACGCTTCCTCACTCCGCAAG GAGAAGTCAGAGGTGGAACTGGAGCTCAGATTGCTTGAAGCTTTGGAAATCTATCCTCCTGCCAAATTACgag GTCCACATCGTCACTTTGTTCTTTATGGTTTAACTGAATACATGCGCAGAAG TTTCAATCGACCTTTTACTGCAGAAGATATTCTGAAGTTGCTTGGTCGGTTTTACAACTTGGACATGGTG gATGGATTTGGGAAGTAG